A single window of Zea mays cultivar B73 chromosome 10, Zm-B73-REFERENCE-NAM-5.0, whole genome shotgun sequence DNA harbors:
- the LOC103642449 gene encoding superoxide dismutase [Fe] 2, chloroplastic, whose amino-acid sequence MQPEGGGLPEGGVLQQIEKDFGSFTNFREEFIRSALQLLGSGWVWLVLKRNERKLSVVHTRNAISPLAFGDIPIISLDLWEHAYYLYYKLCAPVLLFGP is encoded by the exons ATGCAACCAGAAGGTGGTGGCTTACCTGAGGGAGGTGTGCTGCAGCAGATTGAAAAGGATTTTGGCTCGTTTACTAATTTTAGGGAAGAGTTTATCCGCTCAGCCTTACAACTGTTAGGGTCTGGTTGGGTTTGGCTTGTCT TGAAGAGAAATGAAAGAAAGCTTTCGGTTGTTCATACACGAAATGCTATCTCCCCACTTGCTTTTGGTGACATT CCAATCATCAGCCTAGACTTGTGGGAG CACGCTTACTACTTATACTACAAGTTGTGTGCTCCAGTTCTCCTTTTTGGTCCTtaa